A DNA window from Macadamia integrifolia cultivar HAES 741 chromosome 4, SCU_Mint_v3, whole genome shotgun sequence contains the following coding sequences:
- the LOC122076926 gene encoding auxin efflux carrier component 2, giving the protein MITGKDIYDVLAAIVPLYVAMILAYGSVRWWKIFTPDQCSGINRFVAIFAVPLLSFHFISSNNPYDMNYRFIAADSLQKIVILFALFLWQIFSKNGSLEWMITLFSLSTLPNTLVMGIPLLKAMYGDFSGSLMVQIVVLQSVIWYTLMLIMFEYRGAKLLISEQFPETAGSITSFRVESDVVSLNGREPLQTDAEIGTDGKLHVLVRKSTSSKSVVSSYSKPYGLNSMTSMTPRASNLTGVEIYSVQSSREPTPRASSFNQTDFYAMFSSKMPSPKHSYTNSFQGGVGGGGDVYSLQSSIGATPRTSNFEEDMMRYGKKRGGRSMSGELFNSGLYSYPPPNPMFSGSTSGGGPKKKDGSGGGGGSIPNKELHMFVWSSSASPVSEGNLRQAVNRAASTDFGLVDSSKGVLQQEIAASRGMHDFSEQASPVGKMGGDKEVEIEDGSKHPVNGSPYLSQKKVEVGKDGEKKMGGGQMPPASVMTRLILIMVWRKLIRNPNTYSSLIGLIWSLISFRWNIEMPSIVSGSIAILSNAGLGMAMFSLGLFMALQPKIIACGKSVATFAMAVRFLTGPAVIAATSITIGLRGVLLHVAIVQAALPQGIVPFVFAKEYNVHPDILSTAVIFGMLVALPVTIIYYVLLGV; this is encoded by the exons ATGATCACCGGCAAGGACATCTACGATGTACTAGCAGCGATTGTGCCACTCTACGTCGCAATGATCCTTGCCTACGGCTCAGTCAGGTGGTGGAAGATCTTTACGCCGGACCAATGCTCCGGAATCAACCGTTTCGTGGCCATTTTCGCggttcctcttctttctttccacttCATCTCTTCCAATAACCCTTATGACATGAACTACCGTTTCATAGCTGCTGATTCTCTCCAAAAAATTGTTATCCTTTTTGCTCTCTTCCTTTGGCAGATCTTCAGCAAGAATGGTAGTCTTGAGTGGATGATaaccttattttctctctctaccctTCCCAACACTCTAGTTATGGGAATCCCTCTCCTTAAAGCAATGTATGGTGATTTCTCAGGATCCCTAATGGTCCAAATTGTGGTATTACAAAGTGTGATATGGTATACCCTAATGCTCATAATGTTTGAATATAGAGGAGCAAAGCTTCTCATCTCAGAACAGTTCCCTGAAACTGCTGGTTCCATTACTTCGTTTCGAGTTGAATCTGATGTTGTCTCTCTTAATGGTCGTGAGCCTTTACAGACAGATGCAGAGATCGGCACTGATGGAAAACTCCATGTTCTAGTCCGGAAATCGACGTCGTCGAAGTCGGTGGTATCTTCTTATAGCAAGCCTTATGGATTGAATTCTATGACTTCCATGACTCCTAGAGCATCAAACTTAACTGGTGTTGAGATTTACTCAGTTCAATCTTCCCGGGAGCCGACGCCAAGAGCTTCAAGCTTTAACCAGACTGATTTCTATGCTATGTTTTCAAGTAAGATGCCAAGTCCTAAGCATAGTTACACAAATAGTTTTCAAGGtggggttggtggtggtggagatgTTTATTCATTGCAGTCATCAATAGGAGCAACACCAAGGACTTCTAATTTTGAGGAAGATATGATGAGGtatggaaagaagagaggagggaggagCATGAGTGGTGAGCTCTTCAATTCTGGGTTGTATTCTTACCCACCTCCAAACCCAATGTTTTCAGGATCAACTAGTGGTGGGGGGcctaagaagaaggatggtagtggtggtggtggtggttcaaTACCCAATAAGGAGCTTCACATGTTTGTTTGGAGCTCAAGTGCATCTCCTGTTTCTGAAGGAAATCTTAGACAAGCAGTTAACAGAGCTGCTTCTACTGATTTTGGACTAGTTGATTCTTCCAAGGGTGTTCTTCAACAAGAAATAGCTGCATCAAGAG GCATGCATGATTTTAGTGAACAAGCTAGTCCAGTTGGAAAAATGGGTGGAGATAAGGAGGTTGAAATAGAAGATGGGTCCAAGCATCCAGTAAATGGTTCTCCTTACTTGAGCCAGAAGAAGGTAGAGGTGGGAAAAGatggggagaagaagatgggaggaGGCCAAATGCCACCTGCAAGTGTCATGACAAGACTCATACTAATCATGGTTTGGAGGAAGCTCATAAGAAATCCAAACACTTATTCaagccttattggtttgatttggtctcTCATATCTTTTAG ATGGAATATTGAAATGCCTTCTATTGTGAGTGGGTCTATAGCAATACTATCCAATGCAGGCTTGGGAATGGCCATGTTCAGTTTAG GTTTGTTCATGGCTctacaaccaaaaatcataGCTTGTGGTAAATCAGTGGCTACATTTGCCATGGCCGTAAGGTTCTTAACCGGGCCGGCGGTCATTGCAGCAACATCGATCACAATTGGTCTCCGCGGGGTTCTTCTTCATGTTGCAATTGTTCAG GCAGCTCTTCCACAAGGAATAGTACCATTTGTATTTGCGAAGGAATACAATGTCCACCCAGATATACTTAGCACTGC GGTAATTTTTGGAATGCTGGTTGCACTACCAGTCACAATAATCTACTATGTTCTTCTAGGGGTCTAA